One window of the Leptospiraceae bacterium genome contains the following:
- a CDS encoding O-antigen ligase family protein: MKFSIEHISFLSGIVGILFLPFSLSLTQFFLYLASLLLIIHLLRNQNLTIFSPIRKILFSFGALYLWIFFISLIQKISFFQIIQSEFKDGFLILFFLWAFYFANSSFQKQLTKTIGLVIFVFFVIGWMSSFLPFRLANLPYHLGHGFEFNSQYREQHFLFSIPFLMDQWDFPEPKPFGIYVPVGFTQTHLSFGALVGMSSLYVVYITLLLFIQKNVKTTSVFLGFSFLYLLIVFFTQARSVVVGLFFLVLLFLVIFFKNLHVFQIQIQIKKLMSTIFFWFIGFIAFFSGITSVLILFSDKGLIEISQNLLHFDRRHTDYQRELLWFLALRVFFENPFGVGAGSFKSAIFEEMLKQISQKPLLWYPFFQTEIVHAHSDFLHFLVISGFVGAASYWLFFFFSLKTSLELFTHQNHEVENNIKDIYFSEMNFRIYLFLPIFLLFSGLFQCYFLDDHTMQFFWILYGTSLGLSQKHNHNKNQEQGEKT; the protein is encoded by the coding sequence ATGAAATTTTCTATCGAACATATCTCTTTTCTGTCGGGGATAGTTGGGATTTTGTTTTTGCCATTTTCTTTGTCCCTCACCCAATTTTTCTTGTATTTAGCTTCTCTTTTATTGATCATTCACTTGCTACGAAACCAAAATTTGACTATATTTTCCCCCATTCGAAAGATACTTTTTTCTTTTGGAGCTCTGTATTTATGGATTTTTTTTATTTCTTTGATCCAGAAGATTTCTTTTTTTCAGATCATTCAATCTGAGTTTAAAGACGGTTTTTTGATTCTTTTTTTTCTTTGGGCATTCTATTTCGCAAATAGTTCATTTCAAAAGCAACTCACCAAAACCATAGGTCTTGTAATCTTTGTCTTTTTTGTGATTGGATGGATGTCTTCATTTCTACCCTTTCGTTTAGCCAATCTTCCTTATCATCTAGGACATGGGTTCGAGTTTAATTCCCAATACCGAGAACAACACTTTTTATTTTCTATCCCGTTTTTGATGGATCAATGGGATTTTCCTGAACCAAAACCCTTTGGTATTTATGTTCCGGTTGGATTTACTCAGACTCACCTTTCTTTTGGAGCTCTCGTGGGAATGTCATCTTTATATGTGGTCTATATTACTCTTCTATTGTTTATCCAAAAAAACGTTAAGACAACTTCAGTGTTTTTAGGATTTTCGTTTTTGTACTTGCTTATCGTCTTCTTCACCCAAGCTCGTTCAGTTGTCGTGGGTTTGTTTTTCTTAGTTCTCTTGTTTCTAGTGATTTTTTTTAAAAATCTTCATGTTTTTCAAATCCAAATTCAAATCAAAAAACTCATGAGTACGATCTTTTTTTGGTTTATTGGATTTATTGCTTTCTTTTCTGGAATTACTTCTGTTTTGATTTTGTTCTCTGATAAAGGTCTTATTGAGATTTCTCAAAATTTGCTTCATTTTGATAGAAGACACACGGATTACCAACGTGAATTACTTTGGTTTCTTGCTTTGAGGGTTTTCTTCGAAAACCCCTTTGGAGTGGGAGCTGGTAGTTTTAAATCAGCCATTTTTGAAGAAATGCTAAAGCAGATTTCCCAAAAACCACTTCTTTGGTATCCTTTTTTTCAAACTGAAATTGTCCATGCCCATAGCGATTTTTTGCATTTTCTTGTGATTTCTGGTTTTGTTGGAGCAGCTTCGTATTGGCTTTTTTTCTTTTTTTCTTTAAAAACAAGCTTGGAATTATTTACCCACCAAAATCACGAAGTAGAAAATAACATCAAAGACATTTATTTTTCCGAGATGAACTTTAGGATTTACTTGTTTTTGCCAATTTTTTTGTTGTTTTCTGGTTTGTTTCAATGCTATTTTTTGGATGATCATACCATGCAATTTTTTTGGATATTATACGGCACATCCTTAGGTTTATCCCAGAAACACAACCACAACAAGAACCAAGAACAAGGAGAGAAAACATGA
- a CDS encoding NAD(P)-dependent alcohol dehydrogenase, whose amino-acid sequence MKNIAWKFEAFGMNHLKVYEEEVPEIQDDELLLEIKAVSLNYRDLLMIKGEYNPKLNLPMVPCSDGLGVVVKVGNNVKEFKEGDRVLPIITQGWHDGKLFREIHRRTLGGPLPGVLQKYFVVKASEVVPAPKNLTDVEASTLPVAALTAWSALFEFGKPIPGQTLLTLGTGGVSIFALQFGKLLGLKVIITSSSNEKLERARRLGADYTINYQQNPDWEKEVQAITNSKGVDYVIEVGGVGTLEKSLRSVKSNGVVFLIGVLAGKKAPIDLTSVLMQNITIQGVFAGHKRSFVEMNQVFDTFSIKPVVDKVFPFEESPKAFEYMASGSHFGKVCISLS is encoded by the coding sequence ATGAAAAACATTGCATGGAAGTTTGAAGCCTTTGGCATGAATCATTTAAAAGTCTATGAGGAAGAAGTTCCGGAGATACAAGATGATGAATTGTTATTAGAAATCAAAGCAGTTTCTTTGAATTATCGAGACCTTTTAATGATCAAAGGAGAATACAACCCGAAATTAAATTTACCAATGGTTCCTTGCTCTGATGGTTTGGGGGTTGTCGTAAAGGTGGGAAATAACGTCAAAGAATTCAAAGAAGGAGATCGAGTGCTTCCCATCATCACTCAAGGTTGGCATGATGGAAAGCTTTTTCGAGAAATCCATCGAAGAACCTTAGGAGGACCATTACCAGGAGTTTTACAAAAATACTTTGTAGTTAAGGCATCAGAGGTGGTTCCTGCACCAAAAAACCTCACCGATGTAGAAGCCTCTACGTTACCTGTTGCTGCTTTGACGGCTTGGAGTGCCTTATTTGAGTTTGGAAAGCCAATCCCTGGTCAGACTTTGTTGACCTTAGGAACTGGTGGGGTTTCCATTTTTGCATTGCAATTCGGAAAGCTGCTGGGACTTAAAGTCATCATCACATCTAGCAGCAACGAAAAACTAGAAAGAGCAAGACGATTAGGAGCTGATTATACCATCAATTATCAACAAAATCCTGACTGGGAAAAAGAAGTCCAAGCCATCACCAACTCCAAAGGAGTTGATTACGTGATAGAAGTGGGTGGAGTCGGAACATTGGAAAAATCCCTTCGAAGTGTTAAGTCAAATGGAGTAGTGTTTTTGATTGGGGTTTTGGCAGGAAAAAAGGCTCCCATAGATTTGACTTCGGTATTGATGCAGAATATCACCATTCAAGGAGTTTTTGCGGGGCATAAACGATCTTTTGTGGAAATGAATCAAGTCTTTGATACATTTTCGATAAAACCCGTTGTGGACAAAGTATTTCCTTTTGAGGAATCTCCTAAAGCCTTTGAATACATGGCATCAGGTTCCCATTTCGGAAAGGTTTGTATTTCTCTTTCTTAG